Proteins found in one Cricetulus griseus strain 17A/GY chromosome X, alternate assembly CriGri-PICRH-1.0, whole genome shotgun sequence genomic segment:
- the LOC100762296 gene encoding LOW QUALITY PROTEIN: 39S ribosomal protein L1, mitochondrial isoform X2 (The sequence of the model RefSeq protein was modified relative to this genomic sequence to represent the inferred CDS: deleted 2 bases in 1 codon; substituted 1 base at 1 genomic stop codon): MAKSKDAAVPALFLRFLRVVTKFLIQHQRQILSKMIYKISLYFCSVNLSYNRHFVAAKEDANENTSDKKLGDIVKMKSYICLKNELEDEVYLKCLYQRQIYDMENSIHLLKKFQVIVLANPKEGVYHDIILEMAHQKKKNVESFASIISLLFPFSSEANKVPVFTVNASEITIAEXNGVVLSGGADLPQILDGEVAVDFYIAAPTTMPDLNPLRKKLDKNFPKATRNSTSHDITLTGNYRI; encoded by the exons ATGGCTAAAAGTAAAGACGCTGCTGTCCCTGCCCTTTTCCTTCGCTTTCTGAGAGTAGTGACTAA ATTCTTGATACAACATCAAAGGCAAATTCTTTCCAAGATGATTTATAAGATATCTCTTTACTTTTGTTCTGTAAACCTCTCGTACAACAGacattttgttgctgct aaagaagatgccaatgaaaatacatcAGATAAAAAATTAGGTGATATAGTAAAAATGAAGTCATATATTTGTCTGAAAAATGAACTTGAAGATGAAGTCTATTTAAAATGCTTATACCAAAGGCAGATCTATGACATGGAGAATTCTATTCACTTGCTTAAAAAATTTCAAGTTATTGTCTTAGCCAATCCAAAGGAAGGTGTTTATCATGATATAATATTAGAAATGGcacaccagaaaaagaaaaatgtggagtCATTTGCCAGCATTATTAGTTTActattccccttttcttcagAAGCCAACAAAGTTCCTGTATTTACTGTGAATGCATCAGAGATTACCATTGCAGAATAGAATGGAGTTGTTCTTTCAGGAGGAGCTGATCTGCCTCAGATTTTAGATGGTGAGGTTGCTGTGGATTTTTATATAGCTGCTCCAACAACAATGCCTGACCTTAACCCATTAAGGAAGAAACTagacaaaaat tttccaaaggcTACTAGAAATTCCACTAGTCATGACATCACATTAACAGGAAATTATAGAATATGA